The following are encoded together in the Bradyrhizobium algeriense genome:
- a CDS encoding PilZ domain-containing protein, producing the protein MEEKRKYSRTEIDEPAYVSSGGSVMPCVVRNISREGAAIDVDNPAFVPQHFRLVMAKDPSIVHECRVTWIRKNRIGLTFMKIADAVAEPSPS; encoded by the coding sequence ATGGAAGAGAAGCGAAAGTATTCGCGAACGGAAATCGACGAGCCTGCCTATGTTTCGTCGGGCGGTTCCGTCATGCCCTGCGTGGTGCGGAATATCTCGCGCGAGGGAGCGGCGATCGACGTCGACAACCCTGCCTTCGTCCCGCAGCACTTTCGCCTGGTGATGGCAAAGGACCCATCGATCGTGCACGAGTGCCGGGTCACCTGGATCCGGAAGAATCGTATCGGCCTGACCTTCATGAAGATCGCGGATGCGGTCGCGGAACCGTCGCCATCGTAG
- a CDS encoding acyl-CoA dehydrogenase family protein, whose product MAAAYLDLSVAQAIFGDPRAVLAWGPGPRVRAVECEGGYRVTGVWSFASGGRHATWLGAHCPIHAADGSPKYDANGAPLERTMLVRSEDVEWTDIWNTVGLRGTASDQFALNDFFVRADHSITREFDRECRESGPLYRMSNHTCYQLGFAGVACGIARTALDNFVETMRNKVPRGARQSLRDNAVVQSNLAQAEVNLRAARGYVLQSMADTWKDITAGATITVAQRMNIRMASTNAIHKAREAVDFAYNAAGATAIFENHPLERRFRDIHTVTQQLQGQLRHFETVGAWMMGVDTDLSFV is encoded by the coding sequence ATGGCGGCAGCCTATCTCGACCTGTCGGTGGCGCAGGCGATCTTCGGCGATCCGCGCGCGGTGCTGGCGTGGGGACCCGGCCCCAGGGTTCGCGCGGTCGAATGCGAAGGCGGTTACAGGGTGACCGGCGTGTGGTCCTTTGCATCCGGCGGCCGCCATGCGACCTGGCTCGGAGCGCACTGCCCGATCCATGCCGCCGACGGCTCGCCCAAATACGACGCTAACGGTGCGCCGCTCGAGCGCACCATGCTGGTGCGCTCCGAGGACGTCGAATGGACCGACATCTGGAATACCGTTGGCCTGCGCGGGACCGCCAGCGACCAGTTCGCGCTCAACGATTTCTTCGTGCGCGCCGACCATTCGATTACCCGTGAATTCGACCGGGAATGCCGCGAGAGCGGCCCGCTCTATCGCATGAGTAACCACACCTGTTACCAGTTGGGGTTTGCCGGCGTCGCCTGCGGGATTGCCCGCACCGCGCTCGACAACTTCGTCGAGACGATGCGCAACAAGGTACCGCGTGGTGCGAGGCAGTCGTTGCGGGACAATGCCGTGGTCCAGAGCAACCTCGCCCAGGCGGAGGTCAATCTCCGGGCCGCGCGCGGCTACGTGCTGCAGTCGATGGCCGATACCTGGAAAGATATCACCGCGGGCGCGACCATCACCGTGGCGCAGCGCATGAACATCCGCATGGCCTCCACAAACGCCATTCACAAGGCGCGCGAGGCGGTCGACTTCGCCTACAATGCCGCAGGCGCCACCGCGATCTTCGAGAACCATCCGCTGGAGCGCCGCTTCCGCGACATCCATACCGTGACCCAGCAGCTGCAAGGCCAGCTCAGGCATTTTGAAACCGTCGGCGCCTGGATGATGGGCGTCGATACCGACCTCAGCTTTGTCTAG
- a CDS encoding VOC family protein: MGLGGLQHYTIEPSDLERTKDFYCDVLGLENGDRPPLDFPGYWLYSGGAATVHLMGTRKPREGIVVRGTEKKYEDTGRLDHIAFAATDVEGMRKRLQSKGVKFRESIVPRTGDTQFFLYDPDGVGVELNFPKN, from the coding sequence ATGGGACTTGGCGGCTTGCAGCACTACACCATCGAACCATCTGACCTTGAGCGAACCAAGGATTTCTACTGCGACGTGCTGGGCCTGGAAAACGGCGACCGCCCGCCGCTCGATTTTCCCGGCTACTGGCTCTATTCCGGCGGGGCAGCCACGGTGCATCTGATGGGCACGCGCAAGCCGCGCGAGGGCATCGTGGTGCGCGGCACCGAGAAAAAGTACGAAGATACCGGCCGGCTTGACCACATCGCCTTTGCGGCGACCGATGTCGAGGGCATGCGCAAGCGTCTGCAATCGAAGGGCGTCAAATTCCGCGAGAGCATCGTGCCGCGCACCGGCGATACGCAGTTCTTCCTCTACGATCCCGATGGCGTCGGCGTCGAATTGAACTTTCCGAAAAACTGA